In one Lolium rigidum isolate FL_2022 chromosome 3, APGP_CSIRO_Lrig_0.1, whole genome shotgun sequence genomic region, the following are encoded:
- the LOC124704568 gene encoding protein FAR1-RELATED SEQUENCE 6-like: protein MDPAAQSTQGLVMESNSYLDGVVHQDSVSHEDNEDDFILEEIGDCLDDQQGEPIVILEPKKGMMLDSEDDAVRFYKGYAKKKGFGVIRRTTRHDEDNKLNYFTLACSRQGKAQYSSKNSFKPNPSTRMQCPCKINFSRRGEKFCITSVTLDHNHPTSPSKSRLLRCHKKLDLDAKRRLELSDQAGIRMNKNFGSPVIQAGGYDKLEFGEKECGNYLQETRRLKFGAGDAHALYQYFLRMQSKDPDFFHVMDVAEDGRLRNVFWADARCRAAYESYSDVITFDTTYLTNKYSMLFVSFVGVNHHGESVLLGSGLLSNEDSETFIWLFKSWLCCMSNKPPNAIITDQCKAMESAIEEVFPHARRRWCIWHIMKKIPENLSGHEKYGNIKYTLSNVVYDSLTKHDFDEAWVEMIYKYDLQDNDWLHGLYNSRYLWAPAYVKDTFWAGMSSTQRSESVNAFFDGYVNARTTLKQFVGQCENALRDKVEKENDADSKSFQEVIPCITHYDFERQFQAAYTNAKFQELQEQLRGKIYCYPTMLNKEGLLYTFGVREDRKIVFEGEDGEIKEKRFISEFTVFFNQGDCNLKCLCRLFEFQGILCSHILSVLALMEITEVPSKYILQRWRKDFKRKHTFIKCFYGDMLNTPVVQRYDSLCKRSHQVAENGAESDALYTLVMDGLNELQIKIDAYRASHEVQDQRTEKVVVSPIPVRTVGRPPSKRKESKINQVVKKPRAKKPQGKTDLLAANLNG from the exons ATGGATCCTGCTGCTCAGAGTACCCAAGG GTTGGTGATGGAGTCAAATTCATATTTGGATGGAGTAGTTCATCAAGATTCTGTATCTCACGAAGATAATGAAGATGATTTCATCTTGGAGGAGATTGGGGATTGTTTGGATGACCAGCAAGGAGAGCCGATCGTGATTTTGGAACCTAAAAAGGGGATGATGctcgatagcgaggatgatgctgTTAGGTTCTACAAAGGTTATGCCAAAAAGAAGGGATTTGGTGTAATAAGAAGAACCACTAGGCATGATGAAGACAACAAGCTTAACTATTTCACACTTGCTTGCAGCAGACAAGGGAAGGCTCAGTACTCATCAAAGAACTCATTCAAACCGAATCCGTCTACAAGGATGCAATGCCCATGTAAGATAAATTTCTCTCGCCGTGGAGAAAAGTTTTGCATTACGTCTGTTACACTTGACCACAATCATCCTACAAGTCCAAGCAAATCCAGATTGCTGAGGTGTCACAAGAAACTAGACTTAGACGCCAAGAGAAGGTTAGAATTGAGTGATCAAGCAGGAATCCGTATGAACAAGAATTTTGGTTCTCCTGTTATTCAAGCTGGTGGCTATGACAAACTTGAGTTTGGTGAAAAGGAGTGCGGAAACTATTTGCAAGAGACAAGAAGGTTGAAGTTTGGTGCTGGAGATGCACATGCACTGTATCAGTATTTTCTCCGTATGCAGTCAAAAGATCCAGACTTTTTTCATGTTATGGATGTGGCCGAGGATGGACGCCTGAGGAATGTCTTTTGGGCAGATGCAAGATGCAGGGCTGCATATGAATCTTATTCGGATGTCATCACATTTGACACTACATACTTAACAAATAAGTATAGCATGTTGTTCGTTTCTTTTGTTGGCGTAAATCATCATGGAGAATCAGTTTTATTGGGTTCCGGTCTTCTGTCCAATGAAGACAGTGAGACTTTTATTTGgttatttaaatcttggttatgTTGTATGTCAAACAAACCACCCAATGCTATAATCACAGACCAGTGCAAAGCAATGGAGAGTGCTATTGAAGAAGTTTTCCCTCATGCTCGTCGCAGATGGTGTATATGGCATATCATGAAGAAGATTCCTGAAAATCTTAGTGGGCATGAGAAGTATGGAAATATTAAATATACATTGTCAAATGTGGTGTATGATTCCTTGACCAAACATGATTTTGACGAAGCCTGGGTTGAGATGATCTACAAATATGATCTTCAGGATAATGATTGGCTTCATGGATTATACAATAGTAGATATCTTTGGGCACCAGCCTATGTAAAAGATACTTTTTGGGCAGGAATGTCTTCAACACAAAGGAGTGAGAGTGTGAATGCTTTCTTTGATGGCTATGTAAATGCTAGAACAACTCTGAAGCAATTTGTGGGGCAGTGTGAAAATGCATTAAGAGACAAGGTAGAGAAAGAAAACGATGCTGATTCAAAGTCATTCCAGGAGGTAATTCCGTGCATTACTCACTATGACTTTGAGAGGCAATTTCAAGCAGCATATACCAATGCAAAGTTTCAGGAGCTGCAAGAGCAATTAAGAGGTAAAATCTATTGCTATCCAACTATGTTGAACAAAGAAGGGTTACTTTATACATTTGGAGTCAGAGAGGACCGTAAGATAGTTTTTGAAGGAGAGGATGGGGAAATTAAAGAGAAAAGATTTATTTCAGAGTTCACTGTCTTTTTCAATCAAGGGGACTGTAATCTCAAATGTCTTTGTAGGCTTTTTGAATTTCAAGGCATCTTGTGTAGCCACATACTTTCTGTTCTTGCTCTCATGGAGATCACAGAAGTACCTTCTAAGTATATATTGCAGCGATGGAGAAAGGACTTTAAGCGCAAACACACATTTATAAAATGCTTCTATGGTGATATGCTGAATACACCAGTTGTGCAACGCTATGATAGTTTGTGCAAACGTTCCCACCAAGTGGCAGAAAATGGCGCAGAGTCTGATGCATTGTATACCTTGGTGATGGATGGCCTTAATGAGTTACAAATAAAGATTGACGCGTACCGTGCTAGCCATGAAGTTCAAGATCAGCGCACTGAAAAAGTTGTAGTCAGTCCGATCCCTGTTCGAACTGTAGGTCGccctccttcaaagaggaaagaatCCAAAATCAATCAAGTGGTAAAAAAACCGAGGGCAAAGAAGCCACAG GGAAAGACAGATCTGCTAGCTGCTAACCTCAATGGATGA
- the LOC124704571 gene encoding uncharacterized protein LOC124704571 produces MGALAASTSSGNWLVEDDILLKNAIENGASLQSLAKGAVCFSHKFTLQEIQDRWTSLLYNPEVSVQASARMVEYETELSTSNPAKAHKLFNSKARDVSFQKRKIESVKNLYYAMRKRVRNEPCDTTDLGFLISPCSCMAIGGECVCGGALGSLEDHVVQNIEPGMGTVNCYGQAGGSYSGAQQTHHEMNGHSFHAQHPESMIKDEDAANNAPFGFSDVVQMYDHKRTNLGINEGNGVSLRGITDFQDSMQFQQLDSSNQCGNEVAESEALMINDQGGVEHVHFPVNNSGGVPEPGSLHLIRHSDGSQVPCGAIWNGVEGPDTLALADDKKIKTANQDPLTSQANLDGGICMPGLDHAPMPEGDYMDFPYFSNSDEFELLNGENFLNSPQETNQEDLDDPDPNVVLGADSILEDLLHPDEANVCCDQIDSAHVQQNNEVDVSEMIMVLTSPDEVCYPGPCVECTLNTEDPEIPCNDDALTHGEFSPVRPSASSGRNSEYNVSPFPPATSPPSKAEHSNAVDLAQIKRGDMTSAQPSSQPMKLSPSTSEIREDSVAINTGCILGAKLSEGPSTSSVFMHGNVDINDESACMQALPANPSGFADGQSCNLGQQDFFDESQSLMVYNPVQVPDHMNYNSHNNPPELQNEAAPQNCMPSHALPDLGLQDPIAVEPAPAPQEECSDLEDDVPNYYDLEALILDQDLIPWDQVDSANPEVSRFDHPESRKSLIRLEQGARAYLNRAITSRGAFAVIYGLHLKYYIKDPEVVLGRETEDVKVDIDLGKEGRANKISRRQAVIKMDKAGSFHIKNIGKCSIFVNSMEVPSCKGINLNSDSLIEIKDMRLIFHANQEAVRQYLARTPRLEYSFRQGF; encoded by the exons AATGGCGCCTCGCTGCAGTCCCTGGCGAAAGGAGCCGTATGTTTCTCCCATAAGTTCACTCTTCAGGAAATACAAGATCGCTGGACTTCGTTGCTGTATAACCCAGAGGTCTCGGTGCAAGCTTCTGCTCGGATGGTTGAGTACGAGACCGAGCTTTCCACTTCCAACCCTGCCAAGGCACACAAACTGTTCAACTCGAAGGCGAGGGATGTTTCGTTTCAGAAGCGTAAGATAGAGAGCGTGAAGAACTTGTACTATGCGATGAGGAAGAGAGTGCGCAATGAGCCCTGTGACACCACCGACCTTGGGTTTCTTATTTCCCCCTGCTCTTGCATGGCGATTGGTGGGGAATGTGTCTGTGGAGGCGCACTTGGATCTTTAGAGGACCATGTGGTTCAAAATATCGAACCAGGGATGGGTACAGTGAACTGTTATGGGCAAGCAGGTGGGAGCTACAGCGGTGCACAACAGACGCATCATGAGATGAATGGCCATTCTTTCCATGCTCAGCATCCTGAGAGCATGATAAAAGATGAGGACGCCGCCAATAACGCACCATTTGGCTTTTCGGATGTAGTTCAAATGTATGACCACAAACGAACGAATCTTGGAATAAATGAAGGGAACGGTGTCTCTCTTAGAGGTATCACAGATTTTCAGGACTCTATGCAGTTTCAGCAGTTGGACTCTAGCAATCAGTGTGGCAATGAAGTGGCAGAATCAGAAGCATTGATGATTAATGATCAAGGTGGAGTTGAACATGTCCATTTCCCTGTGAACAACAGCGGAGGAGTGCCAGAACCTGGCTCACTGCACTTGATCCGCCACTCTGATGGTTCTCAAGTACCTTGTGGTGCAATCTGGAATGGTGTTGAGGGACCAGACACACTCGCTCTtgctgatgataagaaaataaagACAGCAAACCAAGACCCACTCACATCGcaagcaaatttggatggtgggaTTTGCATGCCTGGTTTAGATCATGCACCAATGCCAGAAGGCGATTACATGGATTTTCCCTATTTCAGCAACAGCGACGAGTTTGAGCTCCTGAACGGCGAAAATTTTCTGAATTCTCCCCAGGAGACTAATCAGGAAGACTTAGATGATCCTGATCCCAATGTTGTACTAGGTGCTGACTCCATCCTGGAAGATCTGTTGCACCCGGACGAGGCCAACGTTTGCTGTGATCAGATAGATTCTGCCCATGTACAACAGAATAATGAAGTGGATGTTTCTGAAATGATCATGGTCCTTACTTCACCTGATGAAGTGTGTTATCCTGGCCCGTGTGTTGAGTGCACATTAAACACGGAAGATCCTGAAATCCCTTGCAACGACGATGCTCTTACACATGGCGAGTTCTCTCCTGTGCGCCCTTCTGCTTCCTCTGGACGGAACTCTGAGTACAATGTATCTCCATTCCCCCCTGCAACTAGCCCTCCGTCAAAGGCCGAGCATTCCAATGCAGTTGATTTGGCTCAAATAAAGAGAGGAGATATGACAAGTGCCCAGCCTTCATCACAACCAATGAAGCTTAGCCCATCCACATCAGAAATAAGAGAAGATTCAGTGGCAATTAATACAGGTTGCATCCTAGGAGCTAAGCTGTCTGAAGGTCCTTCAACTTCTAGTGTATTTATGCATGGTAACGTTGACATCAATGATGAGAGCGCATGCATGCAAGCTCTACCTGCTAATCCATCTGGATTTGCTGATGGACAGTCGTGCAATTTAGGACAGCAAGATTTTTTCGATGAGTCTCAAAGTTTGATGGTATACAATCCAGTTCAAGTGCCTGATCACATGAATTACAACTCACATAATAATCCACCAGAATTACAAAATGAGGCTGCTCCACAGAACTGTATGCCATCACATGCATTGCCAGACTTGGGCCTTCAAGACCCTATTGCAGTCGAGCCAGCACCAGCTCCACAAGAAGAATGCTCTGACCTTGAAGATGACGTTCCAAACTATTACGATCTAGAAGCTCTG ATACTTGATCAGGATCTAATTCCATGGGATCAGGTTGACTCGGCTAACCCTGAAG TTTCCAGATTTGATCATCCAGAAAGCAGGAAATCATTGATAAGATTGGAGCAAGGTGCTCGGGCTTATTTGAACCGAGCTATCACGTCTCGAGGTGCCTTTGCTGTTATCTATGGACTGCACTTGAAGTACTACATAAAGGATCCTGAG GTTGTTCTTGGAAGAGAGACGGAAGACGTAAAAGTTGACATAGATCTGGGAAAAGAAGGGAGAGCAAATAAAATATCCCGCCGACAG GCGGTTATCAAGATGGATAAAGCTGGGTCTTTCCATATCAAGAACATAGGGAAGTGCTCAATCTTTGTTAATAGCATGGAAGTACCAAGCTGCAAAGGCATCAACTTAAATTCCGATTCTTTAATTGAG ATAAAGGACATGAGGCTAATTTTCCACGCAAACCAGGAGGCCGTGAGGCAATACCTCGCCCGAACCCCAAGGCTCGAATACTCCTTCCGTCAGGGCTTTTGA
- the LOC124704570 gene encoding thioredoxin H2-2-like, whose amino-acid sequence MGSFLSSLVTPPPLDDGDSAVVAVHSKAAWDQQFEAHRNAAKLMVIDFSASWCGPCRFIEPAFKEMASRFTDAVFVKIDVDELGEVAKTFRVEAMPTFVLVKGGQEVSRVVGAKKDELDRKIKTFIASC is encoded by the exons ATGGGCTCCTTCCTCTCCTCGCTCGTCACCCCTCcgcccctcgacgacggcgactccgccgtcgtcgccgtccacTCCAAGGCCGCCTGGGACCAGCAGTTCGAGGCCCACCGGAACGCAGCCAAGCTG ATGGTGATCGACTTCTCGGCGTCCTGGTGCGGGCCCTGCCGCTTCATCGAGCCCGCCTTCAAGGAGATGGCCTCCCGCTTCACCGACGCCGTCTTCGTCAAGATCGACGTCGACGAGCTCGGG GAGGTTGCAAAGACATTCCGTGTAGAGGCGATGCCGACCTTTGTACTAGTGAAGGGCGGGCAGGAGGTGAGCCGCGTGGTTGGGGCTAAGAAGGATGAGCTTGACAGGAAGATCAAGACGTTCATCGCATCGTGCTAA